The Paenibacillus sp. YPG26 genome includes a window with the following:
- a CDS encoding YlxR family protein yields the protein MKPRKIPLRKCVACQQMMPKKQLIRVVRTPEDEVMIDLSGKKSGRGAYLCGQVSCFKLAHKNRALDRALKSAVKPEIYEQLARDFIAVEDEFSAMAKGSDDNE from the coding sequence ATGAAGCCAAGAAAAATACCGCTTCGTAAATGCGTCGCCTGCCAGCAGATGATGCCTAAGAAGCAGTTGATCCGTGTAGTAAGAACACCTGAAGACGAAGTCATGATTGATTTATCCGGGAAAAAATCCGGACGGGGCGCTTACCTGTGCGGGCAGGTCTCCTGCTTCAAGCTGGCACATAAGAACCGGGCGCTTGACCGGGCGCTAAAGTCGGCAGTGAAGCCTGAAATTTATGAACAGCTCGCCCGTGACTTCATTGCAGTTGAAGATGAGTTCTCTGCAATGGCTAAGGGAAGTGATGATAATGAATAA
- a CDS encoding bifunctional riboflavin kinase/FAD synthetase encodes METVHLSYPLNKEIIERFARPQILALGQFDGLHLGHASVIQAALQEGTLHNVPTSLMTFYPHPKEVMKKGDYDGYLTPAKEKEELLRSAGVDFLYVVEFNADFSRITPQQFVTEMLLPLQIHTAIVGFDFRFGHKGEGEAEMLKTLGKGSFETYTVPPFVINNEKVSSSGIRRYLQAGSITLANQWLGRPYTLSGTVIHGEKRGRTIGFPTANVELSEPFVLPKNGVYAVVVRHKGEELSGVMNIGVKPTFHSGVSKPWFEVHVFDFNGDLYGEELQVKLISYIREERKFQSIDELIAQISRDADTARNLLQSSES; translated from the coding sequence TTGGAAACTGTACACTTATCCTATCCCTTAAATAAGGAAATTATCGAACGTTTTGCCAGGCCGCAGATTTTAGCTCTTGGGCAGTTCGACGGTCTGCACCTCGGGCATGCCAGTGTGATTCAGGCAGCGCTTCAGGAAGGGACCTTGCATAACGTGCCCACTTCGTTAATGACCTTCTATCCTCATCCGAAGGAAGTAATGAAGAAAGGGGATTATGATGGTTACTTGACGCCAGCCAAGGAGAAAGAAGAGCTTTTGCGGTCGGCGGGTGTGGATTTCTTATATGTCGTCGAGTTCAATGCGGATTTCTCCCGGATTACGCCCCAGCAATTTGTAACAGAAATGCTGCTTCCTCTACAAATTCACACAGCGATTGTGGGATTTGACTTCCGATTCGGCCATAAGGGCGAAGGGGAGGCAGAAATGCTTAAAACATTGGGCAAAGGTTCTTTCGAGACGTATACGGTGCCCCCCTTCGTCATCAATAATGAGAAGGTCAGCAGTTCGGGGATTCGCAGGTATCTTCAGGCGGGCAGCATCACACTTGCCAATCAATGGCTTGGCCGGCCCTATACCCTATCAGGCACTGTTATCCACGGGGAGAAGCGTGGGCGGACAATCGGCTTCCCGACAGCGAATGTGGAACTCTCCGAACCCTTTGTACTCCCTAAGAATGGAGTCTACGCTGTCGTTGTGAGACACAAGGGAGAAGAACTGAGCGGTGTCATGAACATCGGCGTGAAGCCGACCTTCCACAGTGGAGTGAGCAAGCCATGGTTCGAGGTGCACGTATTCGATTTCAACGGTGATCTCTATGGCGAAGAGCTCCAGGTCAAGCTGATAAGCTATATTCGGGAAGAACGCAAGTTTCAATCCATTGACGAGTTAATTGCCCAGATCTCAAGGGATGCCGATACAGCCCGCAATCTGCTGCAAAGTTCGGAATCATGA
- a CDS encoding ribosomal L7Ae/L30e/S12e/Gadd45 family protein produces MNKAYSQLGLAMRAGKIVTGDEIVLKAIRSSEAKLVILAGDASPNTQKKFRDKCGTYNVPLIIGFKREQLGTSIGKPERIVLALTDQGFAAMIRKTVSNLSEVEYIE; encoded by the coding sequence ATGAATAAGGCTTATTCCCAGCTCGGATTGGCCATGCGGGCCGGGAAAATTGTCACCGGAGACGAGATTGTACTTAAGGCTATTCGTTCTTCCGAAGCTAAACTAGTCATTCTTGCGGGGGATGCATCCCCTAACACACAGAAGAAATTCCGCGACAAATGCGGGACGTATAATGTCCCTTTGATAATCGGATTTAAACGGGAGCAGCTGGGTACAAGCATAGGCAAACCGGAGAGGATTGTGCTGGCTTTGACGGATCAGGGTTTCGCAGCGATGATTCGAAAAACAGTGAGTAATTTGTCGGAGGTGGAGTATATTGAGTAA
- the nusA gene encoding transcription termination factor NusA, which produces MSMDFIEAMNELEREKGISKDILFEAIEAALISSYKRNFNTAQNVRVDMNRHTGAIKVFARKLIVEEVLDLRTEISLPAAREINPHFQLDDIAEIEVTPRDFGRIAAQTAKQVVTQRIREAERGLIYNAFVDKEEDIVTGIVQRQDARNIYVDLGKVEAHLPLNELMPNEKFKHGDRIKAFITKVENTTKGPQILLSRTHPGLLKRLFELEVPEIFDGVVEIRSVAREAGFRSKIAVYSRNPEVDPVGSCVGPKGLRVQTIVNELRGEKIDIVRYSDEVQEYVANALSPSKVLEVEVFESEKMARVIVPDYQLSLAIGIKGQNARLAAKLTGWKIDIKSESQAEQEYGRPKSATEELPQDSISID; this is translated from the coding sequence ATGAGTATGGATTTTATTGAAGCTATGAATGAATTGGAAAGAGAAAAAGGAATCAGCAAAGATATTTTGTTTGAAGCGATTGAAGCTGCTTTAATCTCCAGTTATAAACGCAACTTCAATACTGCGCAGAATGTGCGTGTTGATATGAACCGTCATACTGGAGCAATCAAAGTGTTCGCTCGCAAGCTGATTGTAGAGGAAGTGCTTGATCTCCGCACCGAGATTTCGCTGCCAGCAGCGCGGGAGATTAACCCGCATTTCCAATTGGATGATATTGCCGAGATTGAGGTTACACCGCGTGACTTCGGACGTATCGCAGCCCAGACGGCCAAGCAGGTAGTTACCCAGCGGATCCGCGAGGCGGAGCGGGGCTTGATTTACAATGCTTTTGTGGACAAAGAGGAAGATATCGTGACCGGGATTGTACAGCGTCAGGATGCCCGTAATATTTACGTGGACCTTGGCAAAGTAGAAGCCCATCTTCCGCTTAATGAGCTTATGCCGAACGAGAAGTTCAAGCACGGGGACCGGATCAAAGCTTTTATTACCAAAGTCGAGAACACGACCAAAGGGCCGCAGATTCTTCTCTCCCGTACGCATCCGGGGCTGTTGAAGCGGTTGTTTGAGCTCGAGGTTCCTGAGATTTTTGACGGTGTAGTAGAAATTCGTTCTGTCGCTCGTGAGGCCGGCTTCCGTTCCAAGATCGCGGTCTATTCCCGTAACCCGGAAGTGGATCCGGTTGGATCCTGTGTCGGTCCCAAAGGGCTCCGTGTACAGACGATTGTGAATGAGCTTCGCGGTGAGAAGATTGATATTGTCCGCTATTCGGATGAGGTACAGGAGTACGTCGCTAATGCGCTTAGTCCTTCTAAAGTGCTTGAGGTTGAAGTGTTCGAAAGCGAGAAGATGGCACGCGTGATTGTTCCGGATTACCAGCTCTCACTGGCTATCGGGATCAAGGGTCAGAATGCCCGTCTTGCCGCGAAGCTTACCGGCTGGAAGATTGATATCAAGAGCGAGAGCCAGGCGGAACAGGAATACGGAAGACCAAAATCAGCGACTGAAGAGCTTCCACAAGATTCAATTTCTATAGATTAA
- a CDS encoding bifunctional oligoribonuclease/PAP phosphatase NrnA, translating into MQTNEQELRNAQAFLMEHDDFLVVSHVQPDGDAVSSTLAVGWLLSCLGKNFTMVNEGPIPRRMSYLWHADQIIDLSENPLETTYKHVICVDCADFQRVGQTQKYFAEKAHILNIDHHPTNDGYGTVNLIHAKAAATAEILFDLIEFMGTPLTEDVATALYTGLLTDTGGFRYSNTTPKVMAAASKLLQYGVDGPGLSELLLEQLTYPQLRVLTKALNKLQLSEDGTIGWVSITPEDMIETGAANEDLEGIVNYPRNIQGVEVGMLFKVINDNAVKVSLRSAGKVDVAAVAQSFGGGGHVRAAGARIEGNLEQIIKQVVERVKEQL; encoded by the coding sequence ATGCAGACCAATGAACAGGAGCTCCGGAATGCGCAAGCATTTCTTATGGAGCATGATGACTTCTTGGTAGTATCGCATGTACAGCCGGACGGAGACGCAGTCAGTTCCACCCTAGCGGTGGGCTGGCTTCTCTCATGTCTGGGTAAAAATTTTACTATGGTTAATGAAGGTCCTATTCCGCGCAGAATGTCTTATTTGTGGCATGCAGATCAGATTATCGATTTGTCGGAGAATCCCCTTGAGACTACATACAAGCACGTCATTTGTGTAGATTGTGCTGATTTTCAGCGGGTTGGACAGACACAGAAGTATTTTGCGGAGAAGGCTCACATCTTGAATATTGACCACCATCCTACGAATGATGGTTACGGAACCGTCAATCTTATCCATGCGAAGGCTGCTGCGACAGCTGAAATCCTGTTTGATTTGATTGAGTTCATGGGTACCCCACTGACCGAAGATGTTGCAACGGCACTGTATACAGGACTGCTGACAGATACGGGAGGCTTTCGCTACTCCAATACGACCCCTAAAGTGATGGCAGCAGCTTCGAAGCTGCTGCAGTACGGAGTAGACGGTCCGGGCTTGTCCGAGCTGCTGCTTGAACAGCTGACCTACCCGCAGCTTCGTGTCCTGACCAAAGCGCTGAATAAGCTTCAGCTTAGTGAGGACGGTACAATTGGCTGGGTTAGTATTACGCCGGAGGATATGATCGAGACTGGAGCGGCTAACGAGGATTTGGAGGGCATTGTCAACTACCCGCGTAATATTCAGGGTGTTGAGGTTGGCATGCTGTTTAAAGTCATCAATGATAATGCAGTGAAAGTCAGCTTGCGTTCTGCTGGAAAAGTTGACGTTGCCGCAGTTGCCCAAAGCTTTGGGGGAGGCGGGCACGTTAGAGCTGCCGGCGCACGAATCGAAGGGAATCTGGAGCAGATTATCAAGCAGGTCGTAGAACGGGTGAAAGAGCAGCTATGA
- the infB gene encoding translation initiation factor IF-2, translating into MSKQDNKDKLRVYEYAKSLNMSSKEIITILKRLDIPVNNHMSVMENDAVSRVENFFKNIKSNAAAKRDGSESKDAHAKSPAPVSAGGDHKPKAQVQSNGGQRTDQARSEQAAPLNNQDSNKNQQEKQVRMNNNKPQNQSNSSQAPQARSNQSTGSSQQSQGRSGQNNASRSNTSTGSNGRPQGGGQHASSTPRPQNQQNRSSQPQARTASTGSDNYSSNRGGQGTGQGQGQRRNSNNNNGRPGQKRFDDNKPGGYKNNRGGKNNRGRSAQPQERREKIDNTPKKIIVRGEMTVGETAKLLHKDASEVIKKLISLGVMATINQELDLDTIQLLAGDYGVEVEIKIHVEDDRFETLEETDEESDLRERPPVVTIMGHVDHGKTTLLDAIRSTNVTGGEAGGITQHIGAYQVEINHKKITFLDTPGHEAFTTMRARGAQVTDITIIVVAADDGVMPQTVEAISHAKAAGVPIIVAVNKIDKPDADADKVKQELTNYELVPEEWGGDTIFVNVSAKQRIGLEGLLEMILLVAEVNEYKANPDKRARGTVIEAELDKGRGPVARVLVQHGTLKVGDAFVAGNCFGRVRAMVNDKGRRLKEAGPSTPVEITGLTEVPQAGDPLMVFEDERKARSIADKRSITQRQSEMGSNTRVTLDDLFKHIKDGEIKDLNVIIKGDVQGSVEALKGSLQKIEVEGVRVKILHSSAGAITESDIILAAASNAIVIGFNVRPEPRAKAVADEEKVDIRLHRIIYNAIEEIEQAMKGMLDPIYKENVIGHAEVRNTFKISKVGTIAGCMVTDGKITRSAEIRLIREGIVVFEGKIDSLKRFKDDAKEVAQGYECGITVEGYNDLKEGDVIEAFVMETVERK; encoded by the coding sequence TTGAGTAAACAAGATAACAAGGATAAGCTCAGAGTATACGAATATGCAAAGTCACTTAATATGAGCAGCAAAGAAATCATTACCATTCTTAAACGATTAGATATCCCTGTTAACAATCACATGAGTGTGATGGAGAATGATGCGGTATCCCGTGTGGAGAATTTCTTCAAAAATATCAAAAGCAATGCGGCAGCCAAAAGAGACGGTTCAGAGTCCAAGGATGCCCATGCTAAATCGCCGGCTCCGGTCTCCGCAGGAGGAGACCACAAACCGAAGGCCCAAGTTCAAAGCAATGGTGGACAGCGTACGGATCAGGCAAGATCTGAACAAGCTGCTCCACTTAATAATCAGGATTCAAACAAAAATCAACAGGAAAAGCAGGTACGCATGAATAATAATAAACCCCAAAATCAATCGAATAGCAGCCAGGCACCACAGGCTCGCAGTAACCAGTCCACTGGCAGTAGCCAGCAAAGTCAAGGCCGTTCCGGTCAAAATAATGCAAGCCGCAGTAATACATCTACCGGCAGTAATGGACGTCCACAAGGTGGAGGGCAGCATGCATCCAGCACACCTCGTCCACAGAATCAACAGAACCGCAGTTCTCAGCCGCAGGCTAGAACCGCATCCACAGGCAGTGATAATTACTCTTCGAACCGTGGCGGTCAAGGTACAGGTCAAGGTCAAGGTCAGAGAAGAAACAGCAATAACAACAACGGCAGACCGGGACAAAAACGGTTTGATGATAACAAGCCAGGCGGTTATAAGAATAACCGTGGCGGGAAGAATAACCGGGGCAGAAGTGCTCAGCCGCAGGAACGCCGTGAGAAAATTGACAATACACCTAAGAAAATCATCGTTCGCGGTGAGATGACTGTAGGTGAGACAGCAAAGCTGCTTCATAAGGATGCTTCGGAAGTTATTAAGAAGCTGATCTCCCTGGGTGTTATGGCAACGATTAACCAAGAGCTTGATCTGGATACCATCCAGCTCCTGGCAGGAGACTATGGCGTTGAAGTGGAGATTAAGATCCATGTTGAGGATGACCGCTTCGAAACCCTTGAAGAAACTGATGAAGAATCAGATCTGAGAGAGCGTCCTCCGGTTGTTACAATCATGGGTCACGTTGACCACGGTAAAACTACGCTGCTAGATGCCATCCGTTCGACGAACGTAACAGGCGGCGAAGCAGGCGGTATTACCCAGCATATCGGTGCATATCAGGTTGAGATCAACCATAAGAAGATCACGTTCCTTGATACACCGGGGCACGAAGCGTTCACAACCATGCGTGCCCGCGGCGCCCAGGTGACGGACATTACGATCATCGTGGTAGCCGCAGATGATGGCGTTATGCCACAGACAGTAGAGGCGATCAGCCATGCCAAAGCAGCAGGGGTTCCAATCATTGTTGCGGTGAACAAGATTGATAAGCCAGACGCGGATGCGGACAAAGTAAAACAGGAATTAACAAATTATGAATTGGTCCCTGAAGAGTGGGGCGGAGATACTATCTTCGTAAATGTATCCGCCAAGCAGAGAATCGGCCTGGAAGGATTGCTCGAGATGATTCTTCTGGTTGCCGAAGTTAACGAATATAAAGCTAATCCGGATAAACGTGCCCGCGGAACTGTCATCGAGGCTGAGCTTGACAAAGGACGCGGACCAGTAGCACGCGTGCTTGTTCAGCATGGTACGCTCAAAGTCGGTGATGCTTTTGTTGCTGGTAACTGTTTCGGACGTGTACGTGCCATGGTTAATGATAAAGGACGCCGCTTAAAAGAAGCCGGTCCATCAACCCCGGTTGAAATTACAGGTCTGACTGAAGTGCCTCAAGCCGGTGATCCGCTTATGGTCTTTGAAGATGAGCGTAAAGCTCGTTCCATTGCTGACAAACGTTCGATTACCCAGCGTCAGTCCGAGATGGGCTCCAATACCCGGGTTACCCTGGATGACTTGTTCAAGCACATCAAAGACGGAGAAATCAAAGACCTTAATGTCATCATCAAAGGGGACGTTCAAGGCTCCGTTGAAGCACTTAAAGGTTCCCTTCAGAAGATTGAAGTGGAAGGCGTTCGTGTTAAGATCCTGCACAGCAGTGCTGGTGCTATTACAGAATCGGATATTATTCTTGCAGCGGCATCGAATGCCATCGTGATTGGCTTTAACGTTCGTCCGGAACCACGCGCCAAAGCGGTAGCCGACGAAGAGAAAGTGGATATTCGTCTGCACCGGATTATCTACAATGCCATTGAAGAGATTGAACAGGCGATGAAAGGGATGCTTGATCCGATCTACAAAGAAAATGTTATCGGTCATGCTGAAGTTCGTAACACGTTCAAGATCAGCAAAGTCGGAACCATTGCCGGATGTATGGTTACGGACGGCAAGATTACCCGTTCGGCTGAGATCCGCCTGATCCGCGAAGGCATTGTCGTATTTGAAGGTAAGATTGATTCCTTGAAACGCTTCAAGGATGACGCCAAAGAAGTAGCACAAGGTTACGAGTGCGGGATTACCGTTGAAGGTTACAATGATCTTAAGGAAGGCGACGTAATCGAAGCCTTTGTTATGGAGACTGTAGAACGCAAGTAA
- the truB gene encoding tRNA pseudouridine(55) synthase TruB, with protein MSGYEGILPIHKPAGFTSHDVVAKARGMLRMKRIGHTGTLDPQVTGVLPLCLGRATRVVEYMQEMPKEYEATLVLGIATDTEDMTGSVTERADHVEVSREQVLEVLQQFVGAISQIPPMYSALKQDGKRLYELAREGKTVERKAREVIIHQLELTSFDPKGPHPTISFRALCSKGTYIRTLCVDIGRALGVPACMSELKRTMSAGIPLARCLTFEEVEACVQNGTLNQYLIPVDQAISHLASHQVMPEKVKAALQGQRLSGSAVQPEVKSEEPIRLYGPDEKFLGIFHRERETGAIAAIKVFLPED; from the coding sequence ATGAGTGGTTATGAAGGTATTCTCCCCATCCACAAACCTGCGGGGTTTACATCCCATGATGTGGTAGCTAAAGCCCGGGGGATGCTCCGAATGAAACGCATTGGACACACAGGCACACTTGATCCTCAAGTTACAGGTGTGCTTCCACTGTGTCTGGGACGGGCCACACGGGTTGTGGAATACATGCAGGAAATGCCCAAGGAATACGAGGCTACCCTGGTTCTAGGTATCGCTACAGATACAGAGGATATGACCGGTTCTGTTACAGAACGTGCTGATCATGTTGAAGTGAGCAGGGAGCAGGTGCTCGAAGTGCTTCAGCAGTTCGTCGGAGCGATCTCCCAGATTCCGCCGATGTACTCAGCGCTTAAGCAGGATGGCAAGCGCCTTTATGAACTCGCCCGTGAGGGGAAGACCGTAGAGCGCAAAGCCCGTGAAGTCATCATCCACCAGCTGGAATTAACATCCTTCGATCCGAAAGGACCCCATCCAACGATTTCATTCCGGGCTCTTTGCTCCAAAGGGACTTATATTCGCACTCTTTGTGTGGATATTGGCCGGGCGCTGGGAGTTCCCGCGTGTATGTCGGAGCTTAAGCGGACGATGTCCGCAGGAATTCCTCTGGCTCGCTGCCTGACATTTGAAGAGGTTGAAGCCTGTGTCCAGAATGGGACCTTGAACCAATATTTGATCCCTGTTGACCAGGCGATCTCACACCTCGCTTCACATCAGGTTATGCCTGAGAAGGTGAAGGCTGCTCTTCAAGGACAGAGGCTTTCAGGCTCGGCGGTACAGCCAGAGGTCAAGAGTGAGGAGCCCATACGATTATATGGCCCGGATGAGAAGTTTCTTGGGATCTTTCACCGGGAAAGGGAGACAGGTGCGATCGCAGCAATCAAGGTGTTTTTACCTGAGGACTAA
- the rpsO gene encoding 30S ribosomal protein S15 produces the protein MALTQERKQQLIDEHKTHESDTGSPEVQIAILTENIVNLTNHFRSHKKDHHSRRGLLKMVGQRRKLLAYLKNKDVRRYSALIEKLGLRR, from the coding sequence ATGGCATTGACTCAAGAACGTAAGCAACAATTGATCGACGAGCACAAAACTCATGAATCCGATACTGGATCACCTGAGGTGCAAATTGCTATCCTTACGGAGAACATCGTCAATTTGACGAACCATTTCCGTTCCCACAAGAAAGATCACCATTCACGTCGTGGTCTTTTGAAGATGGTAGGACAACGTCGTAAGCTTCTTGCTTACTTGAAGAACAAAGACGTTCGACGTTACAGCGCGCTGATTGAAAAACTCGGCCTGCGTCGTTAA
- the rbfA gene encoding 30S ribosome-binding factor RbfA: MAKNRTGRVGEQIKKELSVLIQTEMKDPRIGFITVTGVEVTSDLSQAKVYLSVFGDAEQKETSLKGLEKAKGFLRSELGKRVMLRHTPELIFKIDESIAYGSHIEKLLGEISHEDK, translated from the coding sequence ATGGCTAAGAACCGTACAGGTCGCGTAGGCGAACAGATAAAAAAAGAACTCAGTGTTCTGATTCAGACGGAGATGAAGGATCCGCGTATCGGATTCATCACCGTAACCGGCGTTGAAGTGACAAGTGATTTGTCCCAGGCCAAAGTATACCTCAGCGTATTTGGGGATGCCGAGCAGAAGGAGACTTCACTGAAAGGCCTGGAGAAAGCCAAAGGCTTTCTTCGCTCAGAGTTAGGCAAACGGGTCATGCTTCGGCATACCCCGGAGCTTATCTTCAAAATTGATGAATCGATTGCTTATGGCAGCCATATTGAGAAGCTGCTTGGAGAGATTTCTCACGAAGACAAATAA